A genomic window from Salvia miltiorrhiza cultivar Shanhuang (shh) chromosome 5, IMPLAD_Smil_shh, whole genome shotgun sequence includes:
- the LOC131025690 gene encoding uncharacterized protein LOC131025690: MTPPRGIKEVQTLNGRITALSRFISRSAERSMPFFKILRKGTKFLWTEECRAAFEDLKVYLAKLPTLTKPVPGETLYLYIAVGEESVSSVLIREEGSHQRPIYFVSRIIQGPELNYTEIEKVALAVMVTARKLRLYFLSHRVVVRTALPFKQVLGRPDLSGRMVKWAVELGEYDVEYEPRTAIKAQALADFIQETTRRPVPEFWVAFVDGSVTKEGCGIGVYITSPGYGTYQFAIKFTCRLSNNEAEYEAVVRGAHILSELKAECVIIKTDSQLVAQQYSGGYSVKEERMRAYHRKISEMKNKFMEFKIEQISREENTKADLLARMASAVEQTWNDEVILLCDTREMGTSQVFSVEIRDDWRAPIIHFLKTGERLNKESNQRARYENYCLLNDQLYKRSFTQLLLKCLSPEEANFALNEVHAGEPMGVMYAACPFDKWGIDIVGKLPTAPGGKCFLLVAVDYFSKWVEAEAVGKIDEVTVERFIWRNICCRFGVPRIIVSDNGTQFTGQRIADFCDRMDITQRFISVAHPQANGQVELANRTICEGIKKRLTQSRGKWVEELDIVLWAYRTSPKTATGEAPFTLVYGSNAVIPAEARLKSYRITTYDTEHNAELRRAELDLVEAQRDEARVRAVKYKSIIKAGYDKRVRARKLSKGGLVLKRADALKAVGKFEVNWEGPFIITEVLGGGASKGKQTSGIDDFSSMRQHFKLFFSAETCPLLRSTPDLPHACRTPRKNKQVKVPKRKSTEEEQTNQHPDLRKLMIMLPNARSLLLATTIPEIYPGNTKGRAEPSKMWVP, translated from the exons atgacaccacccagagggatcaagGAAGTGCAGACATTGAAcgggcgcatcactgctctgagcaggtttatTTCACGGTCGGCAGAGCGCAGtatgccgtttttcaaaatcCTAAGGAAGGGAACCAAATTCTTGTGGACAGAAGAATGCCGggcggcatttgaggatcttaaagtatatTTAGCGAAgctcccgactctgaccaagccggtcccgggagaaacaTTGTATCTGTATATAGCCGTGGGGGAAGAATCAGTGAGCTCTGTGCTcatcagagaagagggaagtcatcagagaccgATTTATTTTGTCAGCAGGATCATCCAAGGTCCCGAGCTAAATtacacagagattgagaaggttgctctggcggtcatggtcacGGCGAGAAAGTTGAGGCTGTATTTTTTatcacatcgggtagtggtgcgcACTGCCCTGCCTTTTAAACAAGTGCtggggcgcccggatttgtcgggaagaatggtgaAGTGGGCTGTGGAGTTGGGGGAATATGATGTGGAGTATGAGCCAAGAACAGCGATCAAAGCACAAGCGTTGGCAGATTTCATCCAAGAAACAACTCGCCGTCCTGTACCGGAGTTTTGGGTTGCCTTTGTGGACGGatcagtgacaaaagagggaTGCGGAATTGGGGTATACATCACATCACCGGGGTATGGTACATATCagtttgcaatcaaattcactTGCCGACTGTCCAACAATGAGGCGGAGTATGAAGCTGTGGTCAGAGGGGCGCATATTTTGTCAGAACTCAAGGCCGAATGTGTCATCATcaagacagactcccagttaGTGGCCCAACAATATTCAGGGGGTTATAGTGTCAAAGAAGAACGCATGAGGGCGTACCACCGCAAGATCAGCGAGATGAAGAACAAGTTTATGGAATTCAAAATCGAGCAGATTTCCCGGGAAGAGAATACGAAAGCAGACCTACTGGCGCGAATGGCTAGTGCAGTGGAACAAACCTGGAATGATGAAgttattttactctgtgataccagagagatggggaCTTCACAGGTCTTCTCCGTAGAGATCAGAGACGACTGGCGGGCTCCTATTATACATTTTCTCAAGACAGGAGAGCGGTTGAACAAGGAATCTAATCAGAGGGCCCGATATGAAAATTATTGCTTGCTTAATGACCAACTCTACAAACGATCCTTTACTCAGCTTTTActaaaatgcttatctccagaggaagctaactttgctttaAACGAagttcatgcag GGGAGCCTATGGGCGTTATGTACGCTGCATGTCCATTCGACAAGTGGGGTATCGACATAGTCGGGAAGCTGCCAACGGCACCAGGGGGTAAATGCTTTCTGCTTGTAGCGGTGGACTACTTCTCTAAGTGGGTCGAGGCTGAGGCTGTGGGGAAAATCGATGAGGTGACTGTGGAGCGCTTCATTTGGCGGAATATATGCTGCAGATTTGGCGTGCCCAGGATCATCGTTTCTGACAACGGAACCCAGTTCACTGGGCAGAGGATCGCGGATTTCTGTGATCGGATGGATATCACTCAAAGATTCATCTCGGTAGCTCATCCgcaagcaaatggccaagtgGAGTTGGCCAACAGGACAATATGCgaagggatcaagaagaggctgacTCAGAGCAGAGGCAAATGGGTTGAGGAGCTGGATATTGTACTTTGGGCCTACCgcactagcccaaagacagccACGGGTGAAGCACCGTTTACTCTGGTGTATGGATCTAATGCAGTAATACCAGCGGAGGCAAGATTGAAATCATATCGGATAACAACCTacgacactgagcacaatgctGAACTTCGTCGAGCAGAGCTAGAtttggtggaagcacagagggatgaGGCCCGGGTCAGAGCAGTAAAATACAAAAGCATTATCAAAGCAGGATACGACAAGAGGGTCAGAGCACGGAAGCTATCCAAGGGCGGCTTAGTCCTCAAAAGAGCCGATGCATTgaaggcagtgggcaagttcgaAGTTAATTGGGAAGGCCCGTTTATTATCACAGAGGTCCTAGGTGGTGGAGC gtcaaagggaaagcaaacATCAGGGATTGACGACTTCTCTTCCATGCGCCAACACTTCAAGCTCTTCTTCTCCGCTGAGACATGCCCACTTCTCAGATCTACTCCAGATCTACCCCACGCCTGCAGAACACCAAGAAAAAACAAACAAGTCAaagtgccaaaaagaaagagtacAGAAGAGGAACAGACCAACCAACATCCAGATCTCAGGAAGCTGATGATAATGCTCCCGAATGCCAGAAGCCTGCTCCTTGCAACCACAATACCGGAGATCTACCCCGGAAACACAAAGGGAAGGGCGGAGCCTTCAAAGATGTGGGTGCCCTGA